A genome region from Arachis duranensis cultivar V14167 chromosome 8, aradu.V14167.gnm2.J7QH, whole genome shotgun sequence includes the following:
- the LOC127741177 gene encoding phosphatidylinositol N-acetylglucosaminyltransferase subunit P-like: MENPYSVNSPRRTLSFSKQRRATVSFFDDKACAGEHGPKPSEVYGFVGSITTVAAAVIFLVWAYVPESWLHSVGIYYYPSRYWALAVPTYMMVTIALMLVFYIGLNFISTPSPASIYTVYDECSRDPLSPDSSMEGDEKPIEPISDIGLDKINDIMFNATT, encoded by the exons CAAGGAGGACGCTGAGCTTCTCGAAGCAGCGCAGAGCAACCGTTTCCTTCTTTGATGACAAAGCCTGCGCCGGCGAGCATGGCCCTAAGCCTTCTGAAGTCTATGGCTTCGTCGGTTCCATCACCACCGTTGCCGCCGCAG TTATCTTCCTTGTGTGGGCTTATGTTCCTGAATCATGGCTACATTCTGTTGGCATTTATTACTATCCTAGCAG GTATTGGGCTCTGGCAGTACCAACTTACATGATGGTGACCATTGCACTGATGCTGGTATTCTACATTGGTCTTAACTTCATTTCAACACCTTCCCCTGCATCTATATACACAGTTTATG ATGAATGCAGTAGGGATCCTTTGAGTCCTGATTCTTCTATGGAAGGAGATGAGAAACCCATTGAACCTATATCAGATATCGGTTTGGACAAAATCAATGATATCATGTTCAATGCCACAACCTAA